One part of the Leclercia sp. LSNIH1 genome encodes these proteins:
- the epd gene encoding erythrose-4-phosphate dehydrogenase, translating to MTVRVAINGFGRIGRNVVRALYESGRRAEITVVAINELADAAGMAHLLKYDTSHGRFAWDVRQEREQLLVGDDVIRVLHERTIEALPWRELGVDVVLDCTGVYGNREHGEAHLAAGAKKVLFSHPGSNDLDATVVYGVNHHELHAEHRIVSNASCTTNCIIPVIKLLDDAYGIESGTVTTIHSAMHDQQVIDAYHPDLRRTRAASQSIIPVDTKLAAGITRIFPQFEDRFEAIAVRVPTINVTAIDLSVTVKKPVKAFEVNLLLQKAAQQAFHGIVDYTELPLVSVDFNHDPHSAIVDGTQTRVSGAHLIKTLVWCDNEWGFANRMLDTTLAMAAQGFR from the coding sequence ATGACCGTACGCGTAGCGATTAATGGTTTCGGTCGCATCGGACGTAACGTGGTTCGTGCTTTATATGAATCCGGACGCCGGGCGGAAATTACCGTGGTGGCCATCAATGAACTGGCGGATGCCGCAGGCATGGCGCATTTATTGAAATATGACACCAGCCATGGACGCTTTGCCTGGGACGTTCGTCAGGAGAGAGAGCAGCTGCTTGTCGGTGATGACGTGATCCGTGTGCTTCATGAGCGGACGATCGAAGCATTACCCTGGCGTGAACTGGGTGTCGATGTGGTACTCGATTGTACCGGCGTCTACGGCAACCGCGAACACGGCGAAGCCCATCTGGCGGCTGGCGCAAAGAAAGTGCTCTTTTCACATCCTGGCAGTAACGATCTCGATGCCACGGTGGTTTACGGCGTCAACCATCACGAGTTGCACGCAGAACACCGAATTGTCTCCAATGCCTCCTGTACTACCAACTGTATTATTCCGGTCATCAAGCTGCTGGACGATGCCTACGGCATTGAGTCGGGTACGGTTACCACGATCCACTCAGCCATGCACGATCAGCAGGTCATTGACGCTTACCACCCGGACCTGCGACGCACTCGCGCGGCGAGTCAGTCGATTATCCCGGTGGACACCAAACTGGCGGCCGGTATAACCCGAATTTTTCCGCAGTTTGAAGATCGTTTTGAAGCTATCGCGGTCCGCGTACCTACCATCAACGTGACGGCGATCGACCTCAGCGTTACCGTTAAAAAACCGGTAAAAGCCTTTGAGGTCAACCTGTTGCTGCAAAAGGCGGCACAGCAAGCATTTCATGGTATAGTTGACTATACGGAATTACCGTTGGTCTCAGTAGATTTTAACCACGATCCGCACAGCGCCATTGTAGATGGCACCCAAACGCGCGTGAGTGGAGCGCACCTGATCAAGACGCTGGTCTGGTGTGATAACGAATGGGGCTTTGCTAACAGGATGCTCGACACCACGTTAGCCATGGCCGCACAAGGTTTCAGGTAA
- the fbaA gene encoding class II fructose-bisphosphate aldolase translates to MSKIFDFVKPGVITGDDVQKVFQVAKENNFALPAVNCVGTDSINAVLEAAAKVKAPVIVQFSNGGAAFIAGKGVKTDVPQGAAILGAISGAHHVHQMAEHYGVPVILHTDHCAKKLLPWIDGLLDAGEKHFAATGKPLFSSHMIDLSEESLEENIEICSKYLARMAKMDMTLEIELGCTGGEEDGVDNSHMDASALYTQPEDVDYAYTELSKISPRFTIAASFGNVHGVYKPGNVVLTPTILRDSQEYVSKKHNLPHNSLNFVFHGGSGSSAQEIKDSVSYGVIKMNIDTDTQWATWDGILQYYKTNEAYLQGQLGNPKGEDQPNKKYYDPRVWLRAAQTSMVTRLEQAFKELNAVDVL, encoded by the coding sequence ATGTCTAAAATTTTTGATTTCGTAAAACCTGGCGTGATCACTGGTGATGACGTTCAGAAAGTGTTCCAGGTAGCTAAAGAAAACAACTTTGCGCTGCCAGCGGTTAACTGCGTCGGTACCGACTCTATTAACGCCGTACTGGAAGCTGCAGCAAAAGTTAAAGCGCCGGTAATCGTTCAGTTCTCTAACGGCGGTGCTGCGTTTATCGCAGGTAAAGGCGTGAAAACTGACGTTCCTCAGGGCGCGGCAATCCTGGGCGCAATCTCTGGCGCACATCACGTTCACCAGATGGCTGAACACTACGGCGTTCCAGTAATCCTGCACACTGACCACTGCGCGAAGAAACTGCTGCCGTGGATCGACGGTCTGCTGGACGCGGGCGAAAAACACTTCGCTGCAACCGGTAAGCCACTGTTCTCTTCTCACATGATCGACCTGTCTGAAGAGTCTCTGGAAGAGAACATCGAGATCTGCTCCAAATACCTGGCTCGCATGGCCAAAATGGACATGACCCTGGAAATCGAGCTGGGTTGCACCGGTGGCGAAGAAGATGGCGTGGACAACAGCCACATGGACGCTTCTGCTCTGTACACTCAGCCAGAAGACGTTGATTACGCTTACACCGAGCTGAGCAAAATCAGCCCACGTTTCACCATCGCGGCTTCCTTCGGTAACGTACACGGTGTGTACAAGCCAGGTAACGTGGTTCTGACCCCAACCATCCTGCGTGATTCTCAGGAGTACGTTTCCAAGAAACACAACCTGCCGCACAACAGCCTGAACTTCGTCTTCCACGGCGGTTCCGGTTCTTCTGCTCAGGAAATCAAAGATTCCGTTAGCTACGGTGTTATCAAAATGAACATCGATACCGACACCCAATGGGCAACCTGGGACGGTATTCTGCAGTACTACAAAACTAACGAAGCTTACCTGCAGGGCCAGCTGGGCAACCCGAAAGGCGAAGACCAGCCGAACAAGAAATACTACGATCCACGCGTATGGCTGCGTGCAGCCCAGACCTCTATGGTGACGCGTCTGGAGCAGGCGTTCAAAGAGCTGAACGCGGTTGACGTTCTGTAA
- the pgk gene encoding phosphoglycerate kinase has product MSVIKMTDLDLAGKRVFIRADLNVPVKEGKVTSDARIRASLPTIELALKQGAKVMVTSHLGRPTEGEYNEEFSLLPVVNYLKDKLSSPVRLVKDYLDGVEVAEGELVVLENVRFNKGEKKDDETLSKKYAALCDVFVMDAFGTAHRAQASTHGIGKFADVACAGPLLAAELDALGKALKEPARPMVAIVGGSKVSTKLTVLDSLSKIADQLIVGGGIANTFVAAQGHNVGKSLYEADLVDEAKRLLSTCDIPVPTDVRVATEFSETATAELKSVSDIKNEEQILDLGDASAEKLAEILKNAKTILWNGPVGVFEFPNFRKGTEIVANAIADSDAFSIAGGGDTLAAIDLFGISDKISYISTGGGAFLEFVEGKVLPAVAMLEERAKK; this is encoded by the coding sequence ATGTCTGTAATTAAGATGACCGATCTGGATCTGGCAGGTAAACGCGTTTTCATCCGTGCGGATCTGAACGTACCGGTTAAAGAGGGTAAAGTGACCAGCGACGCGCGTATCCGTGCCTCTCTGCCAACCATCGAACTGGCACTGAAGCAGGGCGCAAAAGTGATGGTAACCTCCCACCTGGGTCGTCCGACCGAAGGCGAGTACAACGAAGAATTCTCTCTGCTGCCGGTTGTTAATTACCTGAAAGACAAACTGTCCAGCCCGGTACGTCTGGTTAAAGACTACCTGGACGGCGTGGAAGTTGCTGAAGGTGAACTGGTTGTTCTGGAAAACGTTCGCTTCAACAAAGGCGAGAAGAAAGACGACGAAACCCTGTCCAAAAAATATGCTGCACTGTGCGACGTATTCGTGATGGACGCCTTCGGTACCGCTCACCGTGCCCAGGCTTCTACCCACGGTATCGGTAAATTCGCCGACGTCGCTTGTGCAGGTCCTCTGCTGGCCGCTGAGCTGGATGCGCTGGGTAAAGCGCTGAAAGAACCTGCTCGTCCGATGGTTGCTATCGTTGGTGGTTCTAAAGTTTCCACCAAACTGACCGTTCTGGACTCCCTGTCCAAAATCGCTGACCAGCTGATCGTTGGCGGTGGTATCGCTAACACCTTCGTTGCTGCCCAGGGCCACAACGTGGGTAAATCCCTGTACGAAGCAGACCTGGTTGACGAAGCGAAACGCCTGCTGAGCACCTGCGATATCCCGGTTCCAACTGACGTTCGCGTCGCGACCGAGTTCTCTGAAACCGCAACCGCAGAGCTGAAATCTGTTTCTGACATCAAAAATGAAGAGCAGATTCTGGACCTGGGCGACGCCTCTGCAGAGAAACTGGCTGAAATCCTGAAGAATGCAAAAACCATTCTGTGGAACGGTCCGGTTGGCGTGTTCGAATTCCCGAACTTCCGTAAAGGTACTGAAATCGTGGCTAACGCGATTGCAGACAGCGACGCATTCTCCATTGCTGGCGGCGGTGACACCCTGGCAGCCATCGATCTGTTCGGTATTTCCGACAAGATCTCCTACATCTCCACTGGCGGCGGCGCATTCCTCGAATTCGTGGAAGGCAAAGTTCTGCCAGCAGTAGCCATGCTCGAAGAGCGCGCTAAGAAGTAA
- the argO gene encoding arginine exporter ArgO has translation MFSFYFQGLMIGAAMILPLGPQNAFVMNQGIRRQYHIMIALLCALSDMLLICAGIFGGSALLMQSPWLLALVTWGGVAFLLWYGFGALKTALGSNIELASAEVMKQGRWKIIVTMLAVTWLNPHVYLDTFVVLGSLGGQLDVEPRRWFALGTVSASFLWFFGLALLAAWLAPRLRTAKAQRIINGLVGVVMWFIAFQLAKEGIHHIRELFN, from the coding sequence ATGTTCTCTTTTTATTTTCAGGGGCTTATGATTGGCGCGGCGATGATCCTGCCTCTCGGCCCGCAAAACGCCTTCGTCATGAATCAGGGTATTCGACGCCAATATCACATCATGATCGCGCTGCTGTGTGCACTAAGCGATATGCTACTGATTTGTGCCGGGATTTTTGGCGGTAGCGCGCTACTGATGCAGTCTCCCTGGCTGCTGGCGCTGGTCACCTGGGGCGGCGTCGCCTTTCTGCTCTGGTATGGTTTTGGCGCCCTTAAAACGGCGCTGGGCAGCAATATTGAGCTGGCCAGCGCTGAAGTCATGAAGCAGGGGCGCTGGAAAATTATCGTCACCATGCTGGCGGTAACCTGGCTTAATCCGCACGTTTATCTGGATACGTTTGTGGTGCTGGGCAGTCTGGGCGGGCAGCTGGATGTCGAGCCGAGACGCTGGTTCGCGCTGGGTACCGTCAGCGCTTCCTTCCTCTGGTTCTTTGGTCTGGCGCTGCTCGCTGCATGGCTGGCACCCCGTCTGCGCACCGCCAAAGCTCAGCGCATTATTAACGGCCTGGTCGGCGTGGTGATGTGGTTTATTGCTTTTCAGCTGGCGAAAGAGGGAATTCATCACATTCGTGAACTATTCAACTAA
- a CDS encoding small-conductance mechanosensitive channel MscS, producing the protein MEDLGVVDSINNAGSWLVRNQALLLSYAVNIVAAIAIIIIGMIVARIISNAVNRVMRARHIDATVADFLSALVRYGIIAFTLIAALGRVGVQTASVIAVLGAAGLAIGLALQGSLSNLAAGVLLVTFRPFRSGEYVDLGGVAGTVLQVQIFSTTLRTVDGRIVVIPNGKIIANNIINFSREPERRNEFIIGVAYDSDIDKVKQLLTNIIESDERILKDRDMTVRLNELGASSINFVVRVWSKSSDLQSVYWDVLERIKRDFDANGISFPYPQMDVNFKRVKEPAE; encoded by the coding sequence ATGGAAGATCTCGGTGTTGTAGATAGCATCAATAACGCGGGCTCCTGGCTGGTGCGTAATCAGGCGTTGCTGTTGAGTTACGCGGTAAACATTGTGGCGGCCATCGCCATTATCATCATCGGTATGATTGTTGCGCGCATCATTTCTAATGCGGTCAACCGCGTGATGCGGGCGCGCCATATTGATGCCACGGTAGCAGACTTTCTCTCTGCGCTGGTGCGCTACGGCATCATCGCTTTTACCCTGATCGCGGCGCTTGGGCGTGTAGGGGTACAGACCGCGTCGGTAATCGCCGTACTCGGTGCCGCCGGTCTGGCTATTGGCCTGGCATTACAGGGCTCGCTGTCGAACCTGGCCGCCGGGGTGCTGCTGGTCACCTTCCGTCCGTTCCGCTCGGGCGAATATGTGGATCTGGGCGGCGTGGCCGGAACCGTGCTGCAGGTGCAGATCTTCTCGACAACCTTGCGCACCGTTGACGGGCGTATCGTGGTGATCCCGAACGGTAAGATTATCGCTAATAACATCATCAACTTCTCTCGTGAACCTGAGCGTCGTAATGAGTTCATTATTGGCGTAGCGTACGACTCGGATATCGACAAAGTGAAGCAGTTGCTCACCAACATTATCGAGTCTGATGAACGCATTCTGAAAGATCGCGACATGACCGTGCGTCTGAACGAACTGGGCGCTTCATCGATCAACTTTGTGGTGCGCGTCTGGAGCAAAAGTAGCGATCTGCAAAGCGTTTACTGGGACGTACTGGAGCGCATCAAGCGCGACTTTGATGCTAACGGCATCAGCTTCCCATATCCGCAGATGGACGTGAACTTCAAGCGGGTGAAAGAACCGGCGGAATAA